Genomic segment of Fischerella sp. PCC 9605:
GTCACCAACACTTATCGTGGGTGCAGAGGAGGTAAAGACAAAAATTCCTTCGGAAGTGGCATCACTATTATCAGGATTCGGATCTTGTAAATAAAAGCCATTAGAACGCAGCGCCGTGACAATACCGGGAACACTGGAAACTGTTTGACCAACCAGGGGTGAAACGTGGCTGGCACCTTGAATATCACGAATGCGGATAGTCCCGGGAGTGGTTTCATCATCTGTTACTGTAACGGTAGTTGTGCCGTTAGTAAACCCAGATGCAGAAGCGGTGAAGGTGACAGTTTGCGAACCATCAGCGATCGCATCATCAACAGCAGCAATATCAAATGTTACTGAAGATTCCCCAGCGGGAATTTCCACTGTTGTGGGAACAGTCGCCTCGCTAGTATCGCTGCTAGCTAAGGTGACGGTGAGTGCGCTGGCTGTGCTGACTGTGCGGGTGAGTGTGCCAATCGCAGCATTATTTCCTGCTGCTTCCAAGAAGCTAGTAGGAGAAACACTTAAACTCAGCGAGGGCGTTTCACCACCATTTGTTGCATATGTTCCCAGGTCGTCAAATGTATCTATGGCGTAACCATCCCATTCAACGCTGGGGTCAAAAACATCAGAGGGGTTGGTATCGCCATTTGTAACACTAAGTTTGCGGCGCAAGGTGTTGTCTGCTGTACTAGTTAATCCACTTCCCCACTCAGTACCCGGATCAAAGCCAATTTGACCAATAGAATCAACAATCGTGCCATTTACACCGCCTTTACGCAGGACGATCGCATCATCACCATTGAGCCATCCCGAGCCATTCGTTTGATCTGCTTGAGTAAGAATCACTTCATTAGCACTACTTTGGGCAATTACGAAAACATCCTCATCTGCGACTGTACCAGTTAGATTAATTGTCAGACCAGGAGAATTGTTGCCGTTGAAATACATCTGGATGATGTAGCCTTCTAGACTCAAGTCGATGGCAGCACCAGTACCGTTGTAAATTTCCAGCGCTTTATTGTTACTGCTTCCCTCAATATATTCCGAGAACAACAAATCTGCCATTAATGCCTCCAAGTTCAGTAGAAGTCAAATTAGAAACTCTTTTTTGTCTCTTCTGACTTCATAAATCTCATTGGAAGTTTAAGAAAAAATTATTGTTTGCTTAATTTTGCGTAGTTTCACAGTGCGCGGACGTTGTGAGTAGGGAGCCAAAGCCTCCGAGATGTAAGTTCAATAAAGATTAGATAAAGAATTAGTTGCAAAAATGAAGAAAATCCAAGAATATCTGCTTTTTAACTTTTATTTACCTTTTTTTAATCAAAAAATAACATTACACACGTAAAGTCACTATTGTAGTTTAGTTGACAAACTCGTCAGGTGGCATTGTTAACTTTCAATCACCATAAAAATACTGTCATTAGAAACTCATGACAACTTCAATTAAACTTTCGCCAATTGGCAGATATACAACGGGTATCTTTGACGAGGGAGCAGCCGAAATTCCAGCTTACGATCCAACTTCGCAACGCCTGTTTGTAGTTAACGCTGAAAATGTAACAGTCGATGTGTTGGATTTGAGTGAACCCAGCAATCCGACTAAGCTATTTGCTATCGACGCTTCAGCTTTTGGTGGTAGCGCCAATAGTGTTGCCATCAAAAATGGTATCGTAGCGATCGCGATCAAAAACAACAACACACAGGAACCAGGCAAAGTCGTTTTCACCGACACTGATGGCAACTTTTTGAATGCTGTCACTGTTGGGGCATTGCCTGATATGTTAACCTTCACTCCCGACGGTAAGAAAGTGTTAGTTGCGAATGAAGGGGAACCCGACGACGACTACACTATTGACCCAGAAGGTTCTGTAAGCATTATCGACATTTCCTCTGGAGTAGAGAACCTCACCGAAGACAATGTTACCACTGCTGACTTTAAAGCATTTAATCACCAACTTCATGAGTTGAAAAATGCAGGTGTTCGCATTTTTGGGCCGAATGCTTCTGTTGCTCAGGATCTAGAGCCAGAATATATCACGATTTCCCCAGATTCTCAAACTGCCTGGGTAGCATTGCAAGAAAATAACGCCTTGGCAGTAGTTGACATAGAAAGCGGTACTGTTACTGATATTTTGCCCCTCGGCTTCAAAGACCATAGTCTTTACGCCTCTTCGCTACAAAGTTATGAGTTGTCTGGAGATAATATTGTAGGGTCAGGGCTGACTAACGAAAATCTTGTCGATCCGAAATCCAATGCTTTTGATGCCAGCGATCGCGATGAAGAGATTAACATCCGTAACTGGCCTGTCAAAGGTATTTATCAACCTGATGCGATCGCCACTTTTGCAATTGCTGGTGAAAATTACATTATTACCGCCAATGAAGGCGATTCCCGTGATTATGACGCTTTTAGCGAAGAGGTGCGAGTCAAAGATTTGACACTAGACCCTGAAGCTTTCCCGGTTGCAGAGGCACTGCAAGCAGATGCAACGTTAGGACGCCTGTTGGTAACTAATACTTTAGGCGATACGGATGGCGACGGGGATTTTGATGAACTTTACAGCTTTGGGGGTCGTTCCTTCGCCATCTGGGACAGTCAGGGAAACCTCGTTTACGATAGCGGTGATGAATTTGAACGGCTTACGGCTCAACTATTACCCAAAGATTTCAACTCTAACAACGATAGTAACAACTCCTTTGATAGCCGCAGTGACGATAAAGGCCCGGAACCAGAGGGAGTGGTGACAGGAGTTATTGGCGATCGCACATACGCATTTATCGGTCTAGAGCGAGTTGGCGGAGTCATGGTCTATGATATCACCCAACCAACTCACCCCAGCTTTGTTCAATATATTAACCCCCGCGACTTCAGCGTTGAGTTTGATGTTGACGAAGAAGGAGACCCCACCCCCACACCAGAACAGTTAGCAGCAGTAGGCGACCTCGGGCCAGAAGGATTAACTTTCATCTCTGCGGAGGATAGTCCTAACGGTCAACCTTTGCTGGTTGTTGCCAATGAAGTTAGCGGTTCAACGACAGTTTACGAGGTTAAGGTTCCAGCACCATCAACCTCTGCTTTCACACTCCAGCTGTTGCACGCCGCCGATCAAGAAGCAGGTGTTCCAGCTTTAGAGGATGCGCCCAACTTTTCCGCAGTTCTCAACGCCCTTAAAAATCAGGACGCTGACAGTGATGGCAACCCCGATTATCCTAACACCTTAGTACTTTCATCAGGAGATGCCTATATTCCCAGCCCGTTCTTCTTTGCCAGTGAAACGGCTTTTGGCGGTCAGGGTCGAGGAGATATTTTAATTCAAAACGAACTGGGCTTTGATGCGATCGCTTTTGGCAACCACGAATTTGACCTAGGTACTGGCACAGTTGCAGATTTAATCAAAGCTGACGAAGATTACCCTGGAACTAATTTTCCCTATCTCAGCGCCAACTTAGACTTCAGTACTGATGAAGATCTGGCAGCATTAGTCACTGAAGACGGACAAGAAGCCAGTGAAATTCCCAACAGTATTGCTGGCAACACTATCATTACCGTAAATGGTGAAAAGATTGGTGTTGTCGGTGCTACAACTCCCACACTGCGGACAATTTCCTCTCCCGGTGGTGTAACCGTACTACCAGAAGACTTTGATGATAGCGATCCGGCTGATGTTGCAGCACTCGCAGCAGAAATTCAAACTTCTGTTGATGAGCTTTTGACTAACAACCCAGAAATTAACAAAGTAGTTTTGCTAGCTCATATGCAACAAATTAGCATAGAGCAACAGCTAGCAGAGTTACTGACTGGGGTAGATATCATCGTCGCCGGTGGTTCCAACACCTTGCTAGCCGATGAGAGCGATCGCCTGCGAGTTGGAGACGAAGTAGAAGGCCCTTACCCGATTCTAAAGACAGCTGCTGATGGTAATCCTGTGGCTGTGGTCAACACCGATGGTAACTATAAATATGTCGGTCGTCTGGTTGTTGACTTTGACGAAAACGGAGTGATTATTCCCGATAGCGTTGACCCCAATATCAGTGGTGCTTACGCTACCGACGAGGAAGGAGTTGTAGCTGTTGATGGTACTCCTGACACAGAAATAGTGGAAATCACGGATACTCTTGAGGAAGTGATAGTTGCCCAAGACGGGAATATTTTCGGTAAAACAAGTGTCTTTCTCAACGGTACGCGCGGCGATGTTCGTACCCAAGAAACGAATTTAGGTAACTTAACAGCCGATGCTAACTTAGCAGTTGCCCAGCAAATCGATCCTGATGCAGTTATCTCCATTAAAAATGGTGGTGGTATCCGTGATAACATTGGTGTGTTTACCTTTCCTCCTGGTTCGACCAACCCCGAAGATGCAATTAAAGCTCCCACCGAAGCTAACCCCATCGCAGGTAAAGAAGAGGGAGATATTTCCCAACTCGACATTGCTAATGCCCTGCGTTTCAATAATGAATTAACACTAGTAACCCTAACCGCAGAAGAACTCTTAGGGGTAATTGAGCATGGCGTAGCGGCGACAGAGGAAGGAGCAACACCCGGACGCTTCCCACAAGTATCGGGATTGGCGTTTAGCTTTGATCCTGATTTGCCAGCAGGCGATCGCGTCCAGTCTCTGGCAGTGCAAGATCGAGAAGGCAACATTCTTGATGTTGTCGTTGAAAATGGTGAGTTAGTCGGCGATTCCACTCGTACCTTCCGCACCGTTACCCTCAACTTCTTAGCAAACGGAGGCGATGGCTATACCTTCCCCGACACAGAACGGTTAGATTTGGTAACAGAAGATACAGACAATCCCGACCCCAGTACGCGCACAGGTGCAGCAACCTTTGCACCGGACTACTCCGAACAAGATGCTTTCGCAGAATATCTAGCCGCTAACTTTAGCGAAGTTCCATTTGATCTGGAAGATGTTTCTCCAGAGGAAGATACGCGCATCCAAAATCTTGACTTCCGTACTGATACCGTATTAGAGAATCCATCATCTGGTAATGGCAATACTTCTGAGGAAAATATTGTCTTCAACGATGGCGCTGGTAATGCTCTCATTGTCGGTAATGACAGCAACAACCAATTGATTGGTACAGAAGGCAACGATTTACTTTGGGCTGGTGCTGGCGACGATTCGCTACGCGGCGGTCTGGGAAATGATATTCTCTTTGGAGGAAGCGATCGCGATACCTTTGTTTTAGCAGAAGGTGAAGGTTCCGACACCATTGTTGACTTCAACATCAGTGAAGATTTCATTGGTCTTACAGGCGGCTTGAGCTTCGGGCAAATATCTATCACCCAATCTGGTAACAATACAATCATTGGGATTGAAAACGAAACTTTAGCCCTTCTCAACGGCGTCAATGCCAATCTTCTGCAACAATCTGCCTTCACTATCGTTTAGCAATAGTCTGAGAATACTTGGTGTCTTTGTGCCTTGGTGGTTAAAAAATCTTGAACCACGAAGACACTAAGACACAAAGAGCTTTAGTGCCAAATACAATCTTCCTCGCGTTACACCAATTAAAAGCCCTCAGGTAGATTTTCACTCTTTTATTTTTGGCTATCATCAGCTACGACTGACGAGCGAGTAGAGGGATGAACGCAGAGATATCAAGTGCCTGGGAAAAGGTTCAGGCGATGGTTAATGGTTTTTTTGTCCTGCTGCCAAACATTGTTTTAGCGTTAATTGTTTTTGCCGTCTTTTTCTTTGTTGCTAGGACAATTAAGCAGTTAGTGAAGCGATTAACTCGTAACCGTCGCCATGCTCGCAATTTGGGAATGGTGTTGGGACGGTTGGCGCAGGGTGCGACAGTTTTATTAGGTCTGTTTGTCTCCCTGACGATTGTGATACCTACCCTGAGAGCGGGTGATTTGGTGCAGCTATTGGGAATTAGTGGGGTGGCGATTGGTTTTGCTTTTCGCGACATTCTGCAAAACTTCCTAGCAGGGATTTTGATTTTGCTGACAGAACCGTTTCAAATTGATGACCAGATAGTATTTAAGAATTTTGAAGGAACGGTTGAAAACATCGAGACACGGGCAACTACAATTAGAACCTACGACGGTCGGCGGATTGTGATTCCTAACTCAGAATTATTCACAAATTCTGTGCAAGTAAATACTGCGTTCGATCATCGTC
This window contains:
- a CDS encoding mechanosensitive ion channel family protein, whose product is MNAEISSAWEKVQAMVNGFFVLLPNIVLALIVFAVFFFVARTIKQLVKRLTRNRRHARNLGMVLGRLAQGATVLLGLFVSLTIVIPTLRAGDLVQLLGISGVAIGFAFRDILQNFLAGILILLTEPFQIDDQIVFKNFEGTVENIETRATTIRTYDGRRIVIPNSELFTNSVQVNTAFDHRRIEYDVGIGYGDDIDRAKQLILEAMHETEGVLAEPAPDALVMELAESTVNIRARWWIQPPRRADALDARDRVLTNIKKKLMANGIDLPFPTQQILFHDQTEETDGDRTRQREGWPAGRGEVPKPRSISGSLRKLAEMRSQNNGSSTPGEL
- a CDS encoding choice-of-anchor I family protein yields the protein MTTSIKLSPIGRYTTGIFDEGAAEIPAYDPTSQRLFVVNAENVTVDVLDLSEPSNPTKLFAIDASAFGGSANSVAIKNGIVAIAIKNNNTQEPGKVVFTDTDGNFLNAVTVGALPDMLTFTPDGKKVLVANEGEPDDDYTIDPEGSVSIIDISSGVENLTEDNVTTADFKAFNHQLHELKNAGVRIFGPNASVAQDLEPEYITISPDSQTAWVALQENNALAVVDIESGTVTDILPLGFKDHSLYASSLQSYELSGDNIVGSGLTNENLVDPKSNAFDASDRDEEINIRNWPVKGIYQPDAIATFAIAGENYIITANEGDSRDYDAFSEEVRVKDLTLDPEAFPVAEALQADATLGRLLVTNTLGDTDGDGDFDELYSFGGRSFAIWDSQGNLVYDSGDEFERLTAQLLPKDFNSNNDSNNSFDSRSDDKGPEPEGVVTGVIGDRTYAFIGLERVGGVMVYDITQPTHPSFVQYINPRDFSVEFDVDEEGDPTPTPEQLAAVGDLGPEGLTFISAEDSPNGQPLLVVANEVSGSTTVYEVKVPAPSTSAFTLQLLHAADQEAGVPALEDAPNFSAVLNALKNQDADSDGNPDYPNTLVLSSGDAYIPSPFFFASETAFGGQGRGDILIQNELGFDAIAFGNHEFDLGTGTVADLIKADEDYPGTNFPYLSANLDFSTDEDLAALVTEDGQEASEIPNSIAGNTIITVNGEKIGVVGATTPTLRTISSPGGVTVLPEDFDDSDPADVAALAAEIQTSVDELLTNNPEINKVVLLAHMQQISIEQQLAELLTGVDIIVAGGSNTLLADESDRLRVGDEVEGPYPILKTAADGNPVAVVNTDGNYKYVGRLVVDFDENGVIIPDSVDPNISGAYATDEEGVVAVDGTPDTEIVEITDTLEEVIVAQDGNIFGKTSVFLNGTRGDVRTQETNLGNLTADANLAVAQQIDPDAVISIKNGGGIRDNIGVFTFPPGSTNPEDAIKAPTEANPIAGKEEGDISQLDIANALRFNNELTLVTLTAEELLGVIEHGVAATEEGATPGRFPQVSGLAFSFDPDLPAGDRVQSLAVQDREGNILDVVVENGELVGDSTRTFRTVTLNFLANGGDGYTFPDTERLDLVTEDTDNPDPSTRTGAATFAPDYSEQDAFAEYLAANFSEVPFDLEDVSPEEDTRIQNLDFRTDTVLENPSSGNGNTSEENIVFNDGAGNALIVGNDSNNQLIGTEGNDLLWAGAGDDSLRGGLGNDILFGGSDRDTFVLAEGEGSDTIVDFNISEDFIGLTGGLSFGQISITQSGNNTIIGIENETLALLNGVNANLLQQSAFTIV